The following coding sequences lie in one Thermosulfuriphilus ammonigenes genomic window:
- a CDS encoding ATP-binding protein, with amino-acid sequence MIVAVASGKGGTGKTTLSVALAQVCSEPVVFLDADVEEPNGHLFLKPEIKAVQRIYLPIPEVDESRCNYCGECREICRFSAITVIGRTILSFPEMCHGCLGCILVCPEMAIKEGQRELGLVEKGKAGRIGFVQGRLRVGEAMASPLIRAVKTALEPESFNIIDCPPGTACAAIAAIRGADYCLLVTEDTVFGLHDLQIALEMVKLMDIPAGIIINRSGIGEGRVKEFVLKHQLPLLLEIPHDRRIATACAQGESLISIRPDLAPALKEVLRVIRREKR; translated from the coding sequence ATGATTGTTGCGGTGGCCAGCGGCAAGGGGGGAACGGGCAAGACCACTCTTTCTGTGGCCCTGGCCCAGGTCTGTTCGGAACCGGTAGTCTTCCTTGATGCCGATGTTGAAGAACCCAACGGACACCTTTTCCTCAAGCCGGAAATTAAAGCCGTCCAGAGGATCTACCTCCCTATTCCCGAGGTTGACGAATCTCGTTGCAACTATTGTGGGGAGTGTCGAGAGATCTGCCGTTTTTCGGCTATTACTGTCATCGGCCGGACAATTCTTTCCTTTCCTGAGATGTGTCATGGCTGTTTAGGTTGCATTCTGGTCTGTCCAGAGATGGCCATTAAAGAGGGGCAACGGGAGTTGGGGCTGGTAGAGAAAGGAAAGGCCGGAAGGATAGGCTTTGTCCAGGGGCGGTTGCGGGTTGGTGAGGCCATGGCCTCGCCTCTTATCCGGGCTGTAAAGACCGCCCTTGAACCAGAAAGTTTTAACATTATTGATTGTCCTCCCGGGACAGCCTGTGCGGCCATTGCGGCCATAAGGGGCGCAGATTACTGCCTTTTGGTTACAGAAGATACTGTCTTTGGTCTTCATGATCTCCAGATAGCTCTAGAGATGGTAAAACTTATGGACATCCCGGCCGGGATAATCATTAATCGGTCTGGAATAGGAGAGGGGAGGGTAAAGGAGTTTGTTCTTAAACATCAACTACCTCTTCTCCTGGAGATCCCCCATGACCGCCGCATCGCCACAGCCTGCGCTCAAGGCGAGTCTTTAATCAGCATCAGACCTGATTTGGCTCCCGCCCTTAAAGAGGTCTTAAGAGTCATCCGGAGAGAAAAGAGATGA
- a CDS encoding CBS domain-containing protein, with the protein MVKKITLITSHVNADFDALSAMVAAKLLYPGAILAFPGATEKGLRHFVLEAASYLAEVRPAREIDIDHVGRLVIVDVSDPERLGPFTGLLNRDDVEVHLYDHHLPDKGSGIKADYQVIRPYGSATTVLVELLKERGIRPNPDEATIIALGIYEDTGSFTYPSTTPADLKAAAWLVELGADLNTVGQIIRHDLSAEQVDLLNQLLETAVRFHIEGVEVVIARAKSSRYIDEFAVVAQKLMDIEDIPVVFALAQMNGRIYVVGRSRLEQVNVAEILRPLGGGGHPQAAAASIKGMTILEAEEAIVNRLTETIKPPVTAKDLLSHPAITIEKERTIEEAHRRFTETGVAVLPIVEKGKVIGLINREVVEKALYHNLGESRVADFMTTEFEVFSPETPLSRIMEVIVGQRQRLVPVLEKERLVGVVTRTDLLNHLAQEKERRPEKLLPQRSRERDLSRTLERSLPQWLVEFLREAGKIADSLGYRAYVVGGFVRDLLLGQKNLDVDLVIEGDGPIFARRLAETFSGRVSVHEKFKTAVITLPSGFKIDVATARWEYYAYPAALPTVELSSLKLDLFRRDFTINTLAIKLNPGEFGQLVDFFGGLRDLKDGVIRVLHSLSFVEDPTRIFRAVRFSARYGFRIGRHTLDLLKGALKLNLVDRLSGRRLLNELRHILSERDPLPAIRQMAELDLLRFIHPDLKLTEEGEGLIKETEASLSWYRLQFGEENLKIWMVYLLSLFDRLDQKRFATALARLEIPEKKIRTLLEERGRLFRALEHFKKTHSISKSAIYRSLEGLSSEMLLYGLAKARDQASKQAITLFLRELRKVRPAITGQDLKKLGIPEGPIYKKILETVRDARLDGLVQNKEEELQLVHKIFKEKEKANR; encoded by the coding sequence GTGGTTAAGAAGATCACCCTTATTACCAGCCACGTCAATGCTGACTTTGATGCCCTTTCGGCCATGGTGGCTGCCAAGCTTCTCTATCCAGGGGCCATTCTGGCCTTTCCCGGGGCCACTGAAAAGGGCCTCCGACACTTTGTTCTTGAAGCGGCTTCCTACTTGGCTGAGGTCAGGCCGGCCCGAGAAATAGACATCGATCACGTGGGGCGATTGGTTATCGTGGATGTGAGTGATCCTGAGCGCCTGGGGCCTTTCACAGGGCTCCTAAACCGGGACGACGTTGAGGTTCATCTCTATGATCATCACCTTCCGGATAAAGGGTCGGGAATTAAGGCTGATTATCAAGTCATTAGGCCCTATGGCTCGGCAACCACTGTATTGGTAGAGCTCCTGAAGGAGCGGGGTATTCGTCCCAATCCAGACGAGGCCACTATTATTGCTCTGGGCATCTATGAAGATACGGGGTCCTTTACCTACCCTTCTACTACCCCGGCAGACCTTAAGGCTGCCGCCTGGTTAGTTGAACTGGGGGCGGATCTTAACACCGTGGGCCAGATAATCAGACATGATCTTTCCGCCGAACAGGTAGATCTCTTAAACCAACTTCTGGAAACGGCCGTTCGCTTTCATATTGAGGGGGTAGAGGTGGTTATAGCTCGGGCCAAAAGTTCACGCTACATTGATGAGTTCGCTGTGGTTGCCCAGAAACTCATGGATATTGAGGATATTCCGGTGGTCTTTGCCCTTGCCCAGATGAATGGCCGTATTTACGTGGTTGGTCGCAGTCGGCTAGAACAGGTAAACGTGGCCGAGATTCTGAGACCACTTGGCGGCGGTGGTCATCCTCAAGCAGCAGCGGCCAGTATCAAAGGGATGACTATCCTGGAGGCCGAGGAGGCCATTGTCAATCGTCTTACTGAAACCATAAAGCCACCGGTGACCGCCAAGGACCTTCTCAGTCACCCGGCTATCACCATAGAAAAAGAGCGAACCATAGAAGAGGCCCATCGCCGCTTTACAGAAACCGGTGTGGCCGTTTTGCCCATTGTCGAAAAGGGCAAGGTCATAGGTCTCATCAACCGGGAGGTAGTAGAAAAGGCCCTTTACCATAACCTGGGGGAGAGCCGGGTGGCCGATTTCATGACCACTGAATTCGAAGTTTTTTCTCCGGAGACCCCCCTTTCCCGAATCATGGAGGTCATTGTTGGTCAGAGGCAAAGGCTGGTCCCTGTGCTTGAGAAAGAAAGACTTGTGGGGGTGGTTACCAGAACGGATCTTCTTAATCACCTGGCTCAGGAAAAGGAAAGACGGCCCGAAAAACTTCTTCCCCAGCGAAGCCGAGAGCGAGATCTCTCACGGACTTTAGAGAGGTCTCTGCCCCAGTGGTTGGTAGAGTTTCTTCGCGAGGCTGGCAAAATAGCTGATTCCCTGGGATACCGCGCTTATGTGGTCGGAGGTTTTGTTCGCGATCTTCTCCTTGGCCAAAAAAATCTCGACGTTGATCTGGTCATAGAAGGCGATGGCCCTATTTTTGCCCGAAGATTGGCGGAGACCTTCTCTGGCCGAGTCTCTGTCCACGAGAAGTTCAAGACGGCAGTAATAACTCTTCCCTCTGGTTTTAAGATTGATGTGGCCACAGCCCGGTGGGAATATTATGCCTATCCTGCGGCCCTGCCCACGGTAGAACTCTCTTCTCTTAAGCTGGATCTTTTTCGGCGTGACTTTACCATCAATACCTTGGCCATCAAACTCAATCCAGGAGAGTTCGGCCAGCTGGTGGACTTCTTTGGCGGTTTGAGAGACCTAAAAGATGGAGTCATTCGTGTCCTTCACAGTTTGTCTTTTGTAGAGGATCCAACCCGTATCTTTAGGGCTGTTCGTTTCTCCGCCCGCTATGGATTTCGCATTGGCCGCCATACCCTGGATCTTCTCAAAGGGGCCCTAAAACTCAATTTGGTGGATCGCCTTTCGGGACGCCGTCTTCTCAATGAACTGCGCCATATTCTCAGCGAGCGAGATCCCCTCCCTGCCATCAGGCAGATGGCCGAACTTGATCTTCTACGTTTCATTCATCCTGACCTAAAGCTAACGGAGGAAGGAGAAGGCCTGATCAAAGAAACCGAGGCCAGTCTTTCTTGGTACCGTCTTCAGTTTGGAGAGGAGAATCTAAAAATCTGGATGGTTTATCTATTAAGTCTCTTTGACCGACTTGATCAGAAACGTTTTGCAACAGCCCTTGCCCGGCTAGAGATACCGGAGAAGAAGATAAGAACCCTGCTTGAAGAAAGAGGCCGTCTTTTTAGAGCCTTGGAACACTTCAAAAAAACTCACTCTATCTCTAAGAGTGCCATCTATCGGTCTTTAGAGGGGCTTTCTTCCGAAATGCTCCTTTACGGTCTGGCTAAGGCCAGAGATCAGGCCAGCAAGCAGGCCATCACCCTTTTTCTGCGAGAACTCCGAAAGGTGCGCCCGGCGATAACCGGTCAAGATCTCAAAAAACTGGGTATTCCAGAGGGCCCCATATACAAAAAGATTTTGGAAACCGTCCGGGATGCTCGACTTGATGGTCTAGTACAAAATAAAGAAGAAGAACTCCAGCTCGTTCATAAAATTTTTAAGGAAAAGGAAAAGGCCAACCGATAA
- a CDS encoding iron-sulfur cluster carrier protein MrpORP, with amino-acid sequence MAEEPKSAAGSLILEQQDKKIRERLARIENKLLVLSGKGGVGKSTVAINLAIGLSLQDFHVGLLDVDLHGPNVPKMLGLRKGKLQRRPDGSLGPIVYSPNLKFISIEPLLPREDAAVIWRGPMKISAIRQFIYDIDWGDLDYLVIDAPPGTGDEPMTVAKTIPDAYAVIVTTPQEVSLIDVKKSISFCRHVNMQILGVVENMSGFICPHCGKDVDLFKVGGGERLARELGIPFLGRIPVDPRVVAAGDAGKPMIAAYPESKTAEAFENLVRNVIAVTQQMNKDRQEGRIMRIAMPVDGPRLSEHFGQAPLFAFYNVEGGRVVAKEVLKPPPHEPGAIPRWLSEQGATHVIASHIGARAVELLKEAGIQVLPGAPKENADQVVESFLKGEFKGDESALCQHEEGRACTH; translated from the coding sequence ATGGCCGAAGAACCAAAGTCTGCCGCCGGCAGCCTCATTCTTGAACAGCAAGATAAAAAAATAAGGGAGCGTCTGGCCCGAATAGAGAACAAACTTCTGGTCCTCAGTGGAAAGGGTGGGGTAGGGAAAAGCACTGTAGCCATCAACCTAGCCATTGGTCTCTCTCTTCAGGATTTTCACGTAGGGCTTCTTGATGTCGATCTTCATGGTCCCAACGTGCCCAAAATGCTAGGTCTTCGAAAGGGTAAACTTCAGCGGCGTCCTGACGGCTCTCTGGGACCCATTGTTTATTCCCCCAATCTTAAGTTTATCTCCATTGAGCCCCTTCTTCCTCGAGAGGACGCCGCCGTTATCTGGCGCGGACCGATGAAAATTTCGGCCATCAGGCAGTTTATCTATGATATAGACTGGGGTGATCTTGATTATTTGGTTATTGATGCCCCGCCTGGTACCGGTGACGAACCTATGACCGTAGCCAAGACCATTCCCGATGCCTACGCTGTTATTGTCACCACTCCTCAGGAGGTCTCTCTTATCGACGTTAAAAAGTCCATCAGCTTTTGCCGTCACGTAAACATGCAGATTCTGGGAGTGGTGGAGAATATGAGCGGCTTCATTTGCCCTCACTGCGGCAAAGATGTCGATCTCTTTAAGGTCGGCGGGGGGGAACGTCTGGCCAGAGAGCTAGGAATTCCCTTTTTGGGGCGTATCCCTGTAGATCCTCGGGTGGTGGCCGCTGGAGATGCTGGAAAACCCATGATCGCTGCCTATCCCGAGTCAAAGACCGCCGAGGCCTTTGAAAACCTGGTGCGCAACGTGATTGCTGTCACGCAACAGATGAACAAAGATCGCCAAGAAGGCCGCATTATGCGGATTGCCATGCCTGTAGATGGCCCTCGGCTTTCGGAACACTTTGGCCAAGCCCCTCTTTTTGCCTTCTACAATGTTGAGGGTGGCCGGGTGGTGGCCAAAGAGGTTCTTAAGCCCCCTCCACACGAGCCCGGGGCCATTCCCCGCTGGCTTTCGGAACAAGGGGCCACTCATGTTATCGCCTCTCATATAGGAGCCCGGGCCGTTGAACTTCTTAAGGAGGCGGGGATTCAGGTCCTCCCCGGGGCCCCTAAAGAGAACGCCGATCAGGTGGTGGAGAGCTTCCTTAAAGGGGAATTCAAAGGAGATGAATCGGCCCTTTGCCAACACGAGGAGGGTCGGGCCTGTACCCATTAG
- a CDS encoding AAA family ATPase has protein sequence MILKTPFVVGKIVSDELFCNRYEELARLESDLLGSQSVALYSPRRLGKSSLIKVLLDRLAQQKVICVYLNLMGISSLEELVTSLARATTSAMVESLGGLSRAFRQATRLFRRVGIQFGLDPVTGAPVYSFTLRPDEPEGDLEDILAGLNSFVSRRRKQAVVALDEFQEVLFLPGLEGRAEALFRRIAESLPRTAFIFSGSKHRLLRAMFSESGRPFFRAAKLYELGPLPQKDCRDFLEKRFRAAKAPISQVILEKLARASKGHPYILQLLGSVAYGLLKERPPTDEEIFFREVLSEAVTQLTPEYELVWDTLARQPRARQILKLLAQKGPVKRFSGALLHPYNLAPSTVSVALRNLEDLGLVWPPDKGGWCLVDPMFAIWLRSH, from the coding sequence ATGATATTGAAAACTCCTTTTGTAGTCGGGAAGATAGTCTCTGATGAGCTCTTTTGTAATCGTTATGAGGAGCTGGCCCGGTTAGAGTCAGATCTGCTTGGCTCTCAGAGTGTGGCCCTTTATAGCCCCCGACGTCTGGGTAAGTCATCGCTCATCAAGGTCCTTTTAGATCGTTTGGCCCAACAGAAGGTGATCTGTGTCTATCTCAACCTTATGGGGATAAGTTCTCTAGAAGAACTTGTCACTTCTCTGGCCCGGGCGACCACGTCGGCCATGGTGGAATCCCTGGGAGGCCTGTCCCGGGCCTTTCGTCAGGCCACTCGCCTTTTTCGGCGGGTAGGGATTCAGTTTGGCCTTGATCCGGTCACCGGGGCGCCAGTTTATAGCTTTACCCTCCGTCCTGATGAGCCAGAAGGAGATCTTGAAGATATTCTGGCGGGCCTTAATAGCTTTGTGTCTCGCCGGAGAAAACAGGCGGTGGTTGCTCTAGATGAATTTCAAGAAGTCCTCTTTCTGCCCGGTCTTGAGGGCCGGGCCGAGGCCCTCTTCCGGAGGATAGCTGAATCCCTTCCCCGGACAGCCTTTATCTTCTCCGGTAGCAAGCATCGGCTCCTGAGGGCGATGTTTTCCGAATCTGGCAGACCATTTTTCCGGGCGGCCAAACTTTACGAGCTAGGCCCCCTACCCCAGAAAGATTGCCGAGACTTTCTTGAGAAGCGATTCAGGGCCGCAAAGGCCCCTATCTCCCAGGTCATACTGGAGAAGCTTGCTCGGGCCAGTAAAGGACACCCATATATACTTCAGCTTCTTGGCTCAGTGGCCTACGGTCTGCTGAAGGAAAGACCCCCCACAGATGAGGAGATCTTCTTTAGAGAAGTCCTTAGTGAGGCCGTAACTCAGCTCACGCCAGAGTACGAACTTGTTTGGGATACTCTGGCCCGGCAACCCCGGGCTCGTCAAATTTTGAAGCTTCTGGCCCAGAAAGGACCAGTGAAGCGCTTCTCTGGAGCCCTCCTTCATCCTTACAACCTGGCCCCTTCCACGGTAAGCGTAGCCCTAAGAAATCTGGAGGACCTGGGGCTTGTTTGGCCACCGGATAAGGGGGGGTGGTGCCTGGTTGACCCCATGTTTGCTATCTGGCTAAGGAGCCACTAA
- a CDS encoding damage-control phosphatase ARMT1 family protein: MRSQIICRDCLAGLIKKAIAVARTSAERKREAEKRALSYLETHFRLEDPPPRMAEQLLEIIKEVTKDHDPFREVKREEIRWGKRLALEVAGQYSGGTSDLLALAALGNAIDFFRNLGEVKRRLRAGLSFALDDRHLAERVLEKAGSILYLADNAGEIFFDLPLMKHLQAGGKRVILAVKAAPVQNDLCLADLGDIGPLPVEVIPSGAFVGLDLDRATQEFKNTLKEVDFIVAKGMGHFETMDTLSLAVPILFILEAKCHPVAKALGVPLASHVCYLREF, from the coding sequence GTGCGGTCCCAGATCATCTGTCGGGACTGTCTGGCTGGGTTAATTAAAAAGGCTATAGCCGTAGCCCGGACTTCTGCGGAAAGAAAAAGGGAGGCTGAGAAGCGGGCCCTGAGTTACCTTGAAACCCACTTCCGCCTAGAAGATCCTCCTCCACGGATGGCCGAACAACTCCTGGAGATTATCAAAGAGGTCACCAAAGACCATGATCCTTTCCGGGAGGTCAAAAGAGAAGAGATCCGCTGGGGGAAAAGGCTGGCCCTTGAAGTGGCCGGTCAATATAGCGGAGGAACTTCAGACCTTCTGGCTCTGGCGGCCCTGGGAAATGCCATAGATTTTTTCCGAAACCTTGGAGAAGTGAAAAGGCGTTTGAGGGCTGGCCTCTCCTTTGCTCTAGATGATCGCCACCTGGCTGAAAGGGTACTGGAGAAGGCCGGTTCAATCCTTTACCTGGCCGATAACGCCGGGGAGATCTTCTTCGACTTACCTCTTATGAAGCACCTGCAGGCCGGAGGGAAAAGGGTTATCCTGGCTGTTAAGGCGGCACCAGTTCAGAATGATCTCTGTCTGGCCGATCTCGGAGATATTGGTCCTCTGCCTGTAGAAGTGATCCCCTCGGGGGCCTTTGTTGGGCTTGACCTTGATCGGGCCACCCAAGAGTTTAAAAACACTCTTAAAGAAGTCGATTTTATCGTTGCTAAAGGAATGGGACATTTTGAAACCATGGATACCCTTTCTCTTGCCGTACCGATTCTTTTTATCCTGGAGGCCAAGTGTCATCCAGTGGCCAAGGCTTTAGGTGTGCCGCTGGCCAGTCACGTCTGCTATCTCCGGGAGTTTTAA
- a CDS encoding radical SAM protein yields MAAYRQLIESGELKKRAEMARRLLSPCRLCPRACEVDRLSGEVGFCRTADRAIVASFGPHFGEEEPLVGQGGSGTIFFSWCNLGCVFCQNWEISHLGEGEPVEAEELAEMMLTLEARGCHNINFVTPSHVVPMILEALLIAAQRGLSVPLVYNTGGYDSLETLKLLEGIFDIYMPDFKYWDEKIALKYSLAPGYPQVARKAIKEMHRQVGDLILDHRGIAVKGLIIRHLVLPGGLAGSKKIFQWIAQEISPNTYVNIMDQYRPCGEAYRYPPLDRRITSQEYLEAIRAAEEAGLRRLDSRVRARLAYWL; encoded by the coding sequence ATGGCCGCATACCGCCAACTTATTGAATCTGGAGAGCTTAAAAAACGAGCCGAGATGGCCAGGAGACTCCTTTCTCCCTGTAGGCTCTGCCCCCGGGCCTGTGAGGTAGATCGTCTCTCGGGGGAGGTGGGGTTCTGTCGCACAGCTGATCGGGCCATAGTGGCCTCATTTGGGCCCCACTTTGGGGAGGAGGAGCCTTTAGTGGGTCAGGGAGGATCGGGGACCATCTTTTTTTCTTGGTGTAATCTGGGCTGTGTCTTTTGCCAGAACTGGGAGATAAGCCACCTGGGAGAGGGAGAGCCGGTAGAGGCCGAAGAGCTAGCTGAAATGATGCTAACCCTTGAGGCCCGCGGTTGCCACAATATAAATTTTGTCACCCCCAGCCATGTAGTGCCTATGATCCTTGAGGCCCTACTTATAGCCGCTCAAAGGGGGTTGTCCGTCCCTTTAGTCTATAATACCGGAGGCTATGATTCCTTAGAGACCTTAAAGCTTCTTGAGGGAATCTTTGACATCTACATGCCGGATTTCAAATATTGGGATGAAAAAATAGCCCTTAAGTATTCCTTGGCTCCCGGATATCCCCAGGTAGCTCGGAAGGCCATCAAGGAAATGCATCGACAGGTAGGAGATTTAATTCTTGACCACCGGGGGATTGCTGTAAAGGGACTTATCATCCGACACCTTGTTCTTCCTGGGGGCCTGGCCGGAAGTAAAAAGATATTCCAGTGGATCGCCCAGGAAATTTCGCCGAATACTTATGTTAATATCATGGATCAGTATCGTCCTTGTGGGGAGGCCTATCGTTACCCCCCTCTTGACCGCCGGATAACCAGCCAAGAATATCTCGAAGCTATCCGGGCGGCAGAGGAGGCCGGCTTGCGGCGTCTTGACAGTCGGGTCAGGGCCAGATTGGCCTACTGGCTTTAG
- a CDS encoding ATP-binding protein encodes MKEIVVVSGKGGTGKTTLVASLAALVKEKVLADCDVDASNLPLILRAKIRHREGFISGEEPCKEEELCTGCGRCFELCRFGAIDPEDFSIDSLLCEGCGVCAWFCPEQAIEMIPTKVGELFISESPYGPLVHARLFPGRENSGKLVARVKKEARRLAEEAGSAFVLVDGSPGIGCPVIASVSGASALLVVTEPGVAAIHDLVRLLHLARHFDLPAWVVINKCDLSPEGTEHIRETVSLQEGRLLGEIPFDEDVFRAIAAGRPLIDFSNGAASKAVRAIWERLIEAIDQSW; translated from the coding sequence ATGAAGGAGATTGTCGTTGTTAGTGGCAAAGGAGGGACGGGAAAGACCACTCTTGTGGCTTCTTTAGCGGCTTTGGTCAAAGAAAAAGTTCTGGCTGACTGTGATGTCGATGCCTCAAATCTCCCTCTTATTCTGAGGGCCAAGATCCGCCACAGAGAGGGATTTATCTCCGGTGAGGAACCCTGCAAAGAAGAAGAACTCTGTACCGGTTGTGGCCGCTGCTTTGAACTATGTCGTTTTGGAGCCATAGATCCTGAAGATTTTTCTATTGATTCTCTATTGTGTGAAGGATGTGGGGTCTGCGCCTGGTTCTGCCCGGAACAGGCTATCGAGATGATTCCCACCAAGGTTGGGGAGCTTTTTATTAGCGAAAGTCCCTATGGCCCCCTGGTTCATGCCCGACTTTTCCCGGGACGCGAAAACTCTGGCAAGCTGGTCGCTAGGGTCAAGAAGGAGGCTCGGCGCCTGGCAGAGGAGGCCGGCAGTGCCTTTGTCCTGGTTGATGGTTCTCCTGGTATAGGCTGTCCGGTAATTGCTTCTGTCTCCGGAGCTTCGGCTCTTTTAGTGGTCACCGAACCGGGGGTTGCTGCCATCCACGATCTTGTTCGTCTCCTCCATCTGGCCAGACACTTTGATCTACCGGCCTGGGTAGTCATAAATAAATGTGATCTTTCCCCAGAAGGAACTGAGCATATCAGGGAGACTGTTTCCCTTCAGGAAGGAAGACTTTTGGGAGAAATTCCCTTTGATGAAGACGTCTTCCGGGCCATCGCCGCCGGTCGTCCCCTGATAGACTTCTCAAATGGAGCGGCCTCAAAGGCCGTAAGGGCCATTTGGGAACGATTGATTGAAGCTATCGACCAGAGCTGGTAA
- a CDS encoding metallophosphoesterase family protein translates to MGRIFAIGDIHGCLKPFKDLLQRLPINWEEDLVIFLGDYIDRGPRPRAVVEEILRLREENPQRIITLMGNHEWMFLRYLRGKDIEIYLFNGGQTTIADYGDQAPPPEHLHFFETLRPFYETEDYIFVHAGLRPGKDLWEQELEDLLWIRGEFIWSDFDFGKRIIFGHTPFSEPLIMANKVGLDTGCVYGGRLTAVVLPEMDFYYSFCTKEGGRYGSL, encoded by the coding sequence GTGGGACGAATATTCGCGATAGGTGATATCCACGGCTGCCTAAAGCCCTTTAAAGATCTTCTGCAAAGGCTCCCTATAAACTGGGAGGAAGACCTGGTCATCTTTTTAGGAGATTATATAGATCGAGGTCCTCGCCCCCGGGCGGTAGTAGAGGAGATTCTTCGGCTAAGGGAAGAGAATCCTCAAAGAATAATCACCTTAATGGGCAATCATGAGTGGATGTTTCTGCGATACTTAAGGGGAAAGGATATTGAAATCTATCTCTTTAACGGAGGCCAAACCACCATTGCCGATTACGGTGATCAAGCTCCGCCCCCAGAGCATCTTCATTTTTTTGAAACCTTGAGGCCTTTTTACGAAACGGAAGATTATATATTTGTCCACGCTGGTCTGCGCCCGGGAAAAGACCTTTGGGAACAGGAGTTGGAAGATCTCCTCTGGATCAGAGGAGAATTTATTTGGTCGGATTTTGACTTTGGCAAACGGATCATTTTTGGTCACACTCCATTTAGCGAACCTTTAATCATGGCCAACAAAGTGGGGCTGGATACCGGGTGCGTCTATGGGGGGCGTCTTACCGCTGTCGTCCTCCCAGAGATGGATTTTTACTATAGCTTTTGTACCAAGGAGGGAGGTAGATATGGCAGCCTATGA
- the xerD gene encoding site-specific tyrosine recombinase XerD, producing the protein MKDEMTLEAFRQYLILEKGLSKNSVQAYFSDINQLLGFLEDRGRNLEQTTTSDLLTFLAWLKSNGASGRTLARKISSLRTFFGWLNSEGILAQDPSELLEGPRLPRRLPKTLSYEEIRSLLESPDPRDPFGLRDKALLELLYATGIRISEAAGLRLASVNFEVGYIRLFGKGERERVVPLGEVARNWLLRYLRDGRGYFLKGRSSEYIFLGKGGKPLTRQRLWQIIKAHARKVGIAQKLTPHVLRHSFASHLLAGGADLRAVQMMLGHASLSTTQIYTHLDKAHLIRIFKRTHPRG; encoded by the coding sequence ATGAAGGACGAGATGACTCTGGAGGCCTTTCGCCAATACCTGATCTTGGAAAAAGGCCTTTCAAAAAATTCCGTTCAGGCCTATTTTTCAGACATCAATCAGCTTCTGGGTTTCTTAGAGGACCGAGGTCGGAATCTTGAGCAGACCACCACCTCTGACCTACTGACCTTTCTGGCCTGGTTAAAGAGCAACGGGGCCTCAGGGCGAACTCTGGCCCGAAAAATCTCCAGTCTTCGAACCTTCTTTGGTTGGCTTAATAGCGAAGGGATCCTTGCCCAAGATCCCAGTGAACTATTGGAGGGGCCTCGCCTGCCCCGCCGTTTACCTAAAACTCTCTCTTATGAGGAGATCAGGTCTCTACTGGAGAGTCCTGATCCCAGGGATCCCTTTGGTCTTCGAGACAAAGCCCTCTTAGAGCTCCTTTATGCTACCGGTATTAGGATAAGTGAGGCTGCCGGTCTCAGGCTGGCCTCAGTAAACTTTGAGGTGGGGTATATTCGACTATTTGGCAAAGGAGAGCGGGAACGAGTTGTCCCCCTGGGAGAGGTGGCCAGGAACTGGCTTCTTCGTTATCTCCGGGATGGTAGGGGATACTTCCTTAAGGGGCGATCATCTGAATACATCTTTCTTGGCAAAGGTGGAAAGCCTCTCACCCGCCAGAGACTCTGGCAGATAATCAAGGCCCATGCCCGTAAAGTGGGCATTGCCCAAAAACTAACTCCCCATGTCCTGCGTCATTCTTTTGCCAGTCATCTCCTGGCCGGAGGGGCCGATCTTAGGGCCGTGCAGATGATGCTCGGCCATGCCAGCCTTTCTACCACCCAGATTTATACCCATCTGGACAAGGCCCATCTGATTCGGATTTTTAAACGGACGCATCCTCGTGGTTAA